The Alteromonas stellipolaris genome includes a region encoding these proteins:
- a CDS encoding class I SAM-dependent methyltransferase, translating to MVAGTEGYEKFVSRFIEVSQDLDFFEVCKDFIAFLPSKPARILDAGSGAGQNAAALAQEGFTVTAVEPMPEFLSAARKRYKSASITWLKGSFPDMACLNAGTDQFDFVLIDGVWHHIDSTERETAVIRLSVLIKKGGRCAISLRNGPAGLGSRVYPTDTKFTIQQFEKHGFVCIFEVQDKSSILPNKENVKWARIVLQKY from the coding sequence ATGGTGGCAGGAACTGAAGGCTACGAAAAATTTGTTTCACGCTTCATTGAGGTCAGCCAAGACTTAGATTTCTTTGAAGTCTGCAAAGATTTTATCGCGTTTCTACCATCTAAACCTGCTCGTATATTAGATGCAGGTTCCGGCGCTGGCCAAAATGCAGCAGCATTAGCTCAAGAGGGTTTTACTGTTACAGCTGTAGAGCCCATGCCAGAATTCTTGAGTGCTGCAAGAAAGAGATATAAAAGCGCATCAATCACCTGGCTTAAAGGTAGCTTTCCTGATATGGCATGCTTAAATGCGGGCACAGATCAATTCGATTTTGTTCTCATTGATGGGGTATGGCACCATATTGATAGCACTGAAAGGGAAACGGCGGTAATTCGTCTCTCCGTACTAATTAAAAAAGGAGGGAGATGTGCCATATCACTCAGAAATGGGCCTGCTGGTTTAGGGTCAAGGGTCTATCCGACAGACACGAAATTCACTATTCAACAATTTGAAAAGCATGGTTTCGTGTGCATTTTCGAAGTGCAAGATAAATCCAGCATCTTGCCAAATAAAGAGAATGTAAAGTGGGCGCGTATTGTTTTGCAAAAGTACTAG
- a CDS encoding GNAT family N-acetyltransferase produces the protein MSITFLPISSSNANYIKVIDLYKEAFPEARKVPKWFLKYQLRNGKLGFSALHTEDMWIGLIHITEYEDIVFIQSIAILESCRSKGFGSQVLESLKNEHLGKRIVLNIEVIDKQASNYQQRVKRKEFYESNGFLPSGFTVKEPGENLEMLIYGSGISKKEIEYMYKNLFGRVLGLFIKPEITKIL, from the coding sequence ATGAGCATCACGTTCTTACCTATAAGTAGTAGTAACGCTAATTATATTAAGGTAATAGATCTTTATAAAGAAGCATTCCCCGAAGCGAGGAAAGTGCCTAAATGGTTTCTCAAGTATCAGTTGAGGAATGGAAAGTTAGGTTTTAGTGCTTTGCATACAGAAGATATGTGGATTGGTCTTATTCACATAACAGAATATGAAGATATTGTATTTATCCAATCAATTGCAATATTAGAATCTTGCCGTTCAAAAGGCTTTGGTAGTCAAGTACTGGAATCCTTAAAAAATGAACATTTAGGTAAAAGGATAGTTTTAAACATTGAGGTCATAGATAAACAGGCAAGTAATTATCAACAAAGAGTTAAACGTAAAGAATTTTATGAGAGCAATGGTTTTTTACCTTCAGGTTTTACAGTTAAAGAGCCAGGCGAAAATCTTGAGATGTTAATATATGGTTCAGGTATTTCTAAAAAAGAAATAGAGTATATGTACAAAAACCTTTTCGGAAGGGTCCTAGGTTTATTTATCAAGCCAGAGATCACTAAAATTTTATAA
- a CDS encoding IS110 family transposase, whose amino-acid sequence MNKHSMIFIGLDTHKEFHEVAYCEEQRGATPVHYGRIPSSKVSVKKLLRQFESKFPGATLHVVYVAGPCGYWIYRLITSLGHCCYVVAPSLIPKKPGVRIKTDRRDALKLVRALKSEDLTPIYVPEPEDEAVRDLSRAREAAMKDLKEAKYQLKALLLRNNIRYEGTANWSKKHLRWLTELILPHPAQQIVLQEQLQTIEERIRRLERLENELTHHVHQWRYYPVVKAIQAMRGVRLLVAVGVVAELGDLHRFDHPRKLMAYLGLVPSEQSSGGKRHLGAITKAGNGRARRLLIEGAHSYRYPANVSTELQLRQEGLPKDIVDIAWKAQLRLCKRNQRMSKKGKHYNLIITAIAREMAAYIWAIAKEVVLTPVNPKLRLSRVPA is encoded by the coding sequence ATGAACAAACATAGCATGATTTTTATCGGGCTGGATACGCATAAAGAGTTTCATGAGGTTGCTTATTGTGAAGAGCAGCGTGGAGCGACGCCCGTTCATTATGGTCGTATTCCCTCGTCTAAGGTCAGTGTCAAAAAGCTGCTCCGTCAGTTTGAATCTAAATTTCCTGGCGCAACACTGCACGTGGTTTATGTAGCTGGACCGTGTGGTTATTGGATTTATCGGCTGATTACGAGCTTGGGACATTGTTGCTATGTCGTGGCTCCATCTCTTATCCCCAAAAAGCCAGGAGTGCGAATTAAAACCGACCGACGGGATGCGCTTAAACTCGTTAGGGCACTAAAGTCTGAAGACCTTACACCCATCTATGTGCCCGAGCCGGAAGATGAAGCTGTGCGGGATTTATCCCGAGCTCGAGAAGCTGCAATGAAGGATTTAAAAGAAGCGAAGTACCAGCTTAAAGCCTTACTTTTGCGCAACAACATACGCTATGAAGGCACTGCCAACTGGTCGAAGAAACACCTTCGCTGGCTCACAGAATTGATATTGCCTCATCCAGCTCAGCAAATTGTTTTACAGGAACAGCTACAAACCATTGAAGAACGTATTAGGCGATTAGAACGTTTGGAAAATGAATTAACTCACCACGTTCACCAGTGGCGTTATTATCCGGTAGTGAAAGCCATTCAGGCGATGCGTGGCGTTCGATTGTTAGTAGCTGTTGGTGTAGTGGCGGAACTTGGTGATTTACATCGCTTCGATCATCCAAGAAAACTCATGGCATATTTAGGTTTAGTCCCCAGTGAACAATCATCAGGTGGAAAGCGACACTTAGGTGCTATTACTAAAGCGGGAAATGGCCGAGCACGGCGTTTGCTGATTGAAGGTGCGCACAGCTATCGGTATCCAGCGAATGTCTCTACCGAATTACAGTTAAGGCAAGAAGGCTTACCCAAAGACATCGTCGATATTGCTTGGAAAGCGCAATTGCGTCTGTGCAAACGCAATCAGCGTATGAGTAAAAAAGGTAAACACTACAATTTAATCATTACGGCGATTGCCAGGGAAATGGCGGCTTACATCTGGGCCATTGCGAAGGAAGTGGTACTTACACCGGTTAATCCAAAATTACGGTTAAGTAGAGTACCTGCATGA